The Plasmodium yoelii strain 17X genome assembly, chromosome: 14 DNA segment TTTTTGTACCGACTTATGCATGTATCATAGTCATCAAGTTGCAAGCCATAATCGTTAAAATCATATTCTAACATATCATATACTAATtgcataaaattataattggGTTTCCATTTAAGTATATTTGTTGCCTTCGAACAGTCTCCTAATAAATTGTTAATTTCAGAATctctataatattttttatcttttttaataactatattattatattgatCTACTGCAACTTCATCTATTCCATTATTAAcccattttaaatataagcCTGCAAATGCAAAAGCAATTTCACAAAATTCTCGAACTGAATGATGTTGATTAGAACAAATAACAAAATCGCTAGGTGTTTTTTGTTGtaacattaaatatattgcatatacataatcTTTTGCATGACCCCAATCTCTAAATGTATCAATATTTCCTAATGTAATAACagtttgaatttttttaaatatttttgctATCccttttgtaattttttttgtaacaaATGTTTCACCACGTCTTGGACTCTCAtgattaaataatataccaTTAACacaaaacatattatatgcttctctataattttttgttatataatGGCTATATAATTTTGCTATACCATAAGGTGAAACTGGACTAAATGGTGTATTTTCATTATGACATTGACTTTGAATATTATTACCATATAATTCTGATGTTGAAgcattataaaatttgatattattaatttttgataatttaatTGATTCTAATATTCTTAGTGTACCTATAGCTGTACATTGTGCTGTATATTCAGGTAATTCAAAACTTACTTTTACATGACTTTGTGCagctaaattatatatttcatttggttttattttagttattaaagaaaatatattactattatcAAGTAAATCACCATAAtgtaaatttaatttttcaaatatatgATCTATTCTTTTTGTATTAAATGTACTACATCTCCTAATAACCCCATGAACTTCATATCCTTTATCTAAAAGCAATTCGCTTAAATATGACCCATCCTGTCCTGTTATACCAAATATTAATGCAACTGGGGccatgtatttttttttttgtttttattgaCTTGAAGGGGGAGGAAAAATGGAGCTAAACAacttaaaatatagatagacgaataaaaaataacttaTTTAGCTAGTagtaaaaaaatcaaaattttttttatttttttatttttttatttttttatttttttatttttttattttttttttttttttttcaaaataaaaaattaaataagaCTAAAATTTATTCTTAGGGATAAAAAAgacattatataaatttatttacacAAATTGAACTTAATAAAACacacgaaaaaaaaattattatttttcaatatttttaattgaagatattgtaaatatatttattttgttaatttcctcagcatttttttatattatttacacAGTACAACTCAATGTGCTTTGCATTGTTGGGAAATTGTTTAAGAGTGAATAGAATATTGAGAATTGGACTTacaaaatgtaaatataaatataaacatataaatataaacatataaatacaaacatatataaatacaaacatatatatacttaaacAAAAgggttataaaaaaacaaaaaaatattaactaAACAAAtgagtaataaaataaaaatatcatatggtgtataagttttttttttcctataGTACTttcacattttattattttttttttaatttcccATTTATATACTATCCTCCGAGAATTTAGGTACACGGATactttccattttttattaattttttcgttACATTTATTcagttttatttaattcaataaatttgtttattttttgctacatttttcacaattttgtGGCTCTTTTTAgccattttttaaaaagggcataaaaatattgtgaCTTAAAAAGGGCGCAATAGACGTTAACTTAGTGCTTAATTGGCCATTATTGTGAATTATCAAATttgttcaattttttttttttttcatacaaATTGAATTTTACGATTTACCAAAAAGAAAACAATTATATTCTTAAGTTCAAAattgcatacatatatatatatgtatatatatatatgtatatgtatatgtatatgtatatgtatatgtatatgtatatgtatatgtatatgtatatgcatgtatagTATATGTAGATATGTGTGAAAGTTGGCTagttttcattttcatttgtataaaaatgatttcTTTGGGTAGATAATATAATGTTtattgaatttttaatatggaTTATAACatactatttattatttagtaACGGTATAAAAATTAATCGAAATAATTCAAGTTTTTTAAGGAGCTCAATTTTTAAAGAtcatgtatataaaaattatacaaacaagataagaaaaaaaaatgtattgaaAACTTtacaaaatgaagaaaagTGGAAATTCCCTATCCTAAATGCCCATCTTGACAGttatgatgatgatgatgatgatgagaATGATGATGagaatgatgatgataatgatgatgagaatgatgataatgatgatgataatgatgattgttgggataaaaaaaaaaatgattataaaaaacttTTAAATCTAGAAGAACTTGATGAATACACTATTTTATCaccaaaatataatattaatatatataatgtgttagaaaaaaactataacaaaaaagataaaaataatgtaatattaacaattaataatttaaattatgaaataggaaataaaaagttaataaataatttaaatttaactTTGAATAAATCAGAATGTATTGGTTTAATTGGAAACAATGGGTGTGGAAAATCGAGccttttaaatttaatttttgaaaattcaTCAAATTCtaataaacatataataattaataataatgtaaaaaaagaaaatttaataaatattacaaaaaCTAATAACCctattttatatgtagactcattaattaataaaaatgattttacttttttttataattttttatcatatatgaaaaaaaaatcattaaaattaAGCTCTATGtctaatttaataaaaagtaTGAATATTTCTGATTTTGAAAAGTtgaataaagaaaatgaagaaaattataatagtgaaatattttattataaaaatgatatattttattttaaacaaaatatacattTGTTAGGAAATAATAACATTACTGTTTTTGAAAAGGTTTTAAAATTCTATCAAAACACattagaaaaatatgatgttctaaattatattgaagaaaatattaGTATGTATAAAAGTTCAGATTATTTAAAGAAATACAAAATTGGTGAAAtgaatgaagaaaataataacaactTAAAAtcaaaagataaaaaaagtgataaaaGAAGTGATAAAAGAAGTGATAAAAGAAGTGATAAAAGAAGTGATAAACGAAATGGTAAAAGTCAAATTTCTGATGAGGAAGAAGAATTTTTAAGGtctaaatattttgaatatgttttaaaattCTATATGACTGAAAAAGAAGACATTtttaaagatataaataatataaaaatgaatttaaataaatatttaaatattttaaatttaaaaaattttttacatgTAAAATTATCTGGATTAAGTAATGGTTATATTATAAGGgtgtatttattattactcCTTTTAAGCAAACCTAAATTACTATTGatagatgaaataaataataatatggatatatttaatatattttttattatgaacgtatttaaatatgcattaaaatatacaaatattgGAATTATTTTAGCTAGtcatgatttttttttaataagtaAATTATGCAACCGAATATTAGactataataaaatttcaggATATGATAtagatttttataatatatctctcttaaaaaaaataaataaaaataataattacatAAAAGATGCTAAAATTAATGATCATTCTGATTTATCCAATACTAACGAAAAATCAGGAAAGGCTTATTCAAATTTGACTTTTTTTAAAGGGAATTATACTCAATAtctaaataatatgaaaatcTTATTTAAtaacagaaaaaaaaaaaaagaagaactcaaaaaaattatagatCAATTAAATGCttctatattaaaaataaaaaaaaataataaaaaagaatttttaaaaagttcattaaaaaaaaaagaagaagaatTATCCttatatcaaaatatttataacacATTTTTTAACATGACATTAAATTATCAGcatatgtattataatttaatttatagtaagaagaatgaaaaaaaaggagaaaataaatacatgTCTTTTCCTTCTAAAGATAATGTCAAAAAAAATCAAGATAATCAAAATTCCAAAATAGATGAAGACAAACCATTTGATTATCACAATGAAGATGGTTTATTTGAAAAAGAGAAAGATAAACATTTTCAAGTCTCAAATACAAAATCTACAAtggaagaaaaagaagaaccAACAAATGTTGAGGAGATAGATGAAAAAACTTTTGTTTATAACCAATTGGATGATGTAGATGgagaaatgaataaaaatattttaatagacatgtgtaaaaaaataaaaaataatgaattaataaaaacggGGGAATTATATTCTACACATAATCTAACTTTATATGAATTTCGGAATTTTTCGTTATACTACTTGGGCAatcaaaattatgataatgaCCATTATGATAATGACCATTATGATAATGACCATTTTGGAATAAAGAAAgaacgaaaaaaatacatatttaaagATTTAAACttaaatattaatagtaATGAAAATGTGTTATTACTaggaaaaaatggaatagGCAAATCAAcactttttaaaatattgaccaataaatatagatttataatgaatgatgaaaatgaaaataaaagtattaacaaaaaaaaaagcatgtatgtatatggagataataattatgatgagacagaaaaaaatgatacattatttaattatgaaatagataaaaatataagattTGAAGGGAATATTAAttgtaattttaataatgtgTTATTAACTTATTTTGagcaaaatatgataaaaaaactaaatttagatattgatgattattttaaatatttaattgaaaaagtaaaatatcaaccaataaattttttagaaaattCAGATTTTGATCATACTACTTTTGATCAAGATGTATtcttttattacattttaaataaaacaaaaccagattataatgataatattaatattaatatagatgataaaataaaatctttgttaaaaattttttatattgataGTGAAACATCAATTACTGAAAAAAGTGGTGGAGAAAAAGTTcgtattttatttctttcattatttttaaaaaaatcaaatttattgttattagatgaaataaataataatctagatatttatttaaaaaatcttttattaaattttttaaattatatatatcaaggaagttatatattaacaactcatgatttttatataatcaataatctaaataatataaataaaattatatacatatttgatTATCAAAATgtttttactttttataaTGTCAAtgattttatcaaaaatttttatagttttattttaaactCTTTTAGTGCGTTTAAAAATGTGGGAACCAATAATTTGGGTAATAATAACAAAGAGGATGATATGAATACGAATTATGCTACCTCTCATAGTTATAAttcgaaaataaaaaataatatggaaAAAATCAACTATAGTAATGAATTGAAAGTAGATAATACATCAGATATAAAtacattaataaataattttaataaaattgacCAAAAAAGTGAAGAAAAACTGAATCAAGAAAATTATGGAAAAGAACTTTATGATAGTTATGATTTGAAAATtttagaatttttaaaaaatcaacTAAAAAAAGACAAGAGTGAAAGAAAAAGTTTTGAAGAAATAAATCCACTAGAAGAAgaaatttttgaaaaaaaaaaaatcaataaaaaaaattttggtGGAAAAGGATTATCAggaaaagtaaaaataaaaaattggaaaagatggaaaaagtaaaataatattttttatctttatagACAAATTTGTGAAAACTGTCTATCTATATTCTTAAGtatcatattaatataaacataaccaaataaatataattgtgAAGCTTTTATCTTTTTACTCGTTAACAGTGtcaatcattttttttctttttctccctctttttttctctttttttctctttttttctctttttttctcttttttttgtgtatatgggatattatcaaaatatataccAACAACATcctcatttttatttgttgcAATAATGTcaaaataaatcatatttaatatttttttactctAACTTTTTAAAGATATTATAAATTCGTTTTTTAAAGtttatgtaaaatataaatgcacatgctaataaaaaaaaaaatatatatatataatatataatatatggcTTATTTGGGGGgtaaaattacaaaaatatcGTCAGTTATTTCTGGacaatttttcattataacATCAACAATGTTATGTTCAACGTCTCCCTAAAAaagataaacaaaaatagCATATAATACGAAAAAGGATAGTATATATCTagtaaaattttaaaattcaaaaaaaaaaaaaaaaaaaaaaatacaattaatATGCTTACTTGTATATCTATTTGATCTTGAGCGTTGTTTGTACCCTTTATAACTGAAGCCCCACATGCATaaaatttggaaaatattttagCCATTTTATCAAGTTTTGTGTATACATGTAATCCTTTTACAACTGTtacagttttttttttggcttTAGTTGTCTTTtgtattgttattttttgagATGTCTATAAATTggtaagaaaaaaaaaaaaaaaaaaaaaaaaaatttgagaTTGTAAATTTTCCCACAAAATATTAATGTGtagattaataaaaattataaaataattgggTATTACATTTTGAGAAGGTTTCTTGgcttgttttttattattattatctgtATTATTAGTAGCCATATCATAGTTATActtatctttattttcttctttacattcattaaaagaATTTCCATATTCACAATATTCATATGGGACTCCACatactataaaaaaaaaatataacatgaACAAGAAATggcaaataataaatgtgtGATCTAAATATAATGTCTATAACTTATTATACAACTATAGTtgacattttatattaattatgatTGGGcaagaaataatatatgcatataaaaattgtatatatatatagaataataaatttagaaataGATTTTACTACCTTTACAATATTCAACCTGAATAGGCTGATGCATAgattcattatttaatatagcaTCCTCAGttgtattattttgattattattattatcatcttttAAATCAGATTGAgaagtatttatatttttatcatcattttgatTAGTTTTAGTGTTATTTGTAGAGTTTGTTTTGGAagattgtttttttttatttattttttcttcttttttatctttCATTTTCAAATATCTTAATTTTCGATTCGATATTTTTTCAGattcttcttcattttcttctacTCCTATAGATGATCCTCCACTTTCTTCTTTCCtctttttatcattttcattatcatcaggttttattttaattttatcgaattCTTTTTCTAAGTCTTCCATTTTTATGCatcatcaatttttttaacttatTTTAATCActtctttaattttatataattatatacaatttttttttttttttatttttttttttttttacataaacaatataaaattgtGAAACAATAATTGTCATTTAATTTATAGGGAAAACATCATTTGTGTTTCTATAACTATACATTCACAACAGTTTAGCATCTTAAGAATATTCATCCATATAATATGcacatgtatgtatatatatatattgtatatatatggatattatttattcgttcctttttcttaatttttacaattaCCCATTATGTCAACCCAGCACATACATATTGGGTGTtctaatataaaacaaataatttgatattttttttttcatttatataatataataaatgaaaaaataagcttaaaaaaaaaaaaaaaaataataaaataataaaataaatgttgTGTTTAATGGGTAATCATAATTAacatttttgttaatttgttTGTTCCTTTTTCCTACACCCTTTTTATATAagattgtttttttataaaaaaggaaacaataaaaaattaaaacttaTTTAGAATAATTTATgtcattttttgttaatttataaacatttattatactattattattactactatattattactattgttttttttatatttttttttttttttaatcttaaataattatgtaaaATGATTATACTACCTTCTTGACTTATAATTGTTTGTATGCCCCTccgttttatatatttttaatttccaaataaaatttattacaaTATTTCCTGAAATGGTAAgagataattttataatgtatatttAAGAGAAGTCATAAACCACCCTTCTAAAAAATGTACAactatgtaatatatattatgtattataattcacatttttattaaacaatatttttcatgTTTTAACAATTAAAGGATTATTTgtctatataaataataccccatatatgtaataaatacaaatatcgaattattatatatataaattgtcTAACTCAAAACTTCctctttcattttttgttaaacagacaatatacatacatatacatacttttatataataatgcatgattaatatattcaaaataatgtagtatttttgttaatatatatatatattttttttttgatttatttaaaattttgtaaatattaaaaaaatatttcttaaGAATATGGtaaatggaataaaaatGAGGAGATAAATtgtaagaaaaaaattgtgtatatatggatatatatatatatacatatttgttcttatatatttattttatatttttcccaTTCTCCATTATGCTTTTagagaataaaaaaattaaaggaactatatatatattttttttttcggaataaatattaactttttattttttaaaaattcaatGTACTTATTGTGGTTCTCATAATAAATGTAAACATAAACATAGACATGagaaaaacataataaaaataaatttatgaaatttttgtttttttttttttgccaCTCCAAAAAAGTGTaagcaaaaatatatacacatgaaaatatatttttctaaattttgaaagaattattatttattttaatttttgaacTTTTCAAAAATCAGacaaataattaattaaatgATTATTGGtctcttaaatatttttaacatcatgaaatatattcatttccagttacaattttttttgggtatatattattaatatattaaatacgagcattgaaaaaaaaactataaacACGTTGGTATGCAAATTCGAAAATATGGATGTTAAAGAAGTCGAACAAAGTGTGATTGAATATGTTGAGGAAATGAAAAGGGCAAATACTAACCAGGATATGGAAAAACGTGAagattttgataaaaatactGACGAAAAAAcagaatatattaatgacaTACAAATACAAGAGCTAGTAGAAACATTTCCCAATAATGAACAAACCAGACAATATGAAGAATATATGGAATATTCACAAGATTTGCAAGATTCGCAAAATGGGCAAAATTCGCAAAATGGGCAAGATTCGCAAAATGGGCAAGATTCGCAAAATgggcaaaataatattaacaatgaaaaaatagaaaatctTATAAATTTGCCTATTAGTACGTTTCATAAAAAAGAGAGTAATTGTGATGAAGGGAGTGAAAGGGAAAATGGTTTTTACCAAAGTACCGAACAAATTATTCCCACAAAaattctaaaacttaaaGAAGATAAATCAATTGAAGAAGATAAATCAATTGAAGAAGATAAATCAATTGAAGAAGATGCCATAAATAATCATAAGTCTAGTGCTGCCCCTACATCGATAAATATAACCAACCCTGAATGTTGCGATGAAGAAGTCATGAGAAATGGagaaaatgaacaaaatgagGAGAATGAAAAGAGTTGCGAAAATGAAAAGAGTTGCGAGAATGAAAAGAGTTGCGAGAATGAACAAAATTGCGAAACCCTTTTAGAATTAATCAGTAAAAAGTCATTAttagaaaatgataaaataaaaaaaaatatatcttcaaaaaatttttatataattggtGAAGATATGCTTGTAAATATAACTATGATATtcgataaaataatattaaaattaataaatttttataaaaaaaataattttgatagTGATAAACAAATTGAacatttttacaatttttttaaagtcctatataaattattaagcAATATAAGTTACCATCCTAAGGATACAAAATACAAAACGATTAAGATGTGTAATAATCAAATAAAACGAacttttttaacaaatagtgatatttttaatttagttaaattattatttgaaatTCTCAAATTTAACACTAATTGTGTTAATAGTGATACTGAAATTGTAAATGAACAGAATAAAGAAgagaatattattaaaactgataataaaattgataataAAACTGATAATAAAACTGATAATAAAACTGATAATAATAgtgaagataataataataaaattataaacaatgAAATATGGAAATTTGAAAATGAATTTTCTGATGTAGaatcaattttatttgaatttgttttatcatctatcaatataattatggggatgataaataaaaagataaattCATCAAACaatgaaaatgaatttatgtctaataaaaaaaatgataaggATATTAAAACAGGATGTAGTGTAGATCCTATAAAAAGCTGTATATCCAATCAgaattcaaataaaatatttaataatgattcaaaaaataaattaatagaaaaacatgttaataatattatgcCCAGTAATAATAAACTACTTGTTATTCGTCAAAAGGATATAGAAGACAAAAATGCTTTAAATGATATTAGAAAATTAcataatgaaaaatttaatgCCTATAGAAATAATGATGGATATAATAatgacaaaaataaaaaagatgaaacAAAATATAGCTTATTTAGTaataaatgtgaaaaaaatagtCTCAAAAAAAgtgggaaaaaaataaagcatttttttaaaaacttATTTAAAAAGGATTAAAatatcgttttttttttttatcgtaacatcatatatattttaataatttgagCTATGGTTTTTAgaaaacattattatatatattaaagttttatatacatatgtctTAAGtaatgtattaaaaataatttatagggTGGATACAATATCTGAACAGTTGTtttcttatttatttaattaatattttctatttatattggcattttttccatttgtattagcatttttttcatttgtattagcatttttttcatttgtattagcattttttcattttttgatgtacatatttttcgAACCCCCCCGTTTGTATTAATTATACCgtgagtttttttttttctctttttttaaatacttATTATAATTTCATACACacaatttacaaaataattataagttaaaatattttattaaaaagaaagaaaattatgaatCACTATTAAAAAGactaaaatgaaaaatatttatttatatataatgtttgtTGTAAGAAAGAAatgtcaaaaaaaaaaaaaaaaaaaaaagaaataaccTCGGTTAAAATATCTCTCTAAAGATTAACCATGTGATATACCTATACATATGAAGTATTACATGTTCAGAAATATTTACTTTAATCGATTTTCCATTTAGTGTATATgtgaataaataatataaattcatttttgtttttagtatatataagaaatatttataaaattttccTCTTTTCAATATATCAATGTTCCGtttgtaaaatataaatttcatatgccgattttttaaaatatatatttattatatatatggatatttATTTAGTGCATCTAAAAATTAATGTTATTAAAAGCTCGGTTTATGTTGTTATATGTTGACGAGGGTATAGAACTATGCCACAGCTattttttctcctttttttttcctacCATATAATTATCTTTTTgtaaaatgtaatatatttcttattGAAACACAACCTTATGTTAGTAAATAagaacatatataatatatgtgaattgaatatattttttcttattttgaaagtaaaaaaaaaaaaaaaaaaaaaaaaaaaaacagtttAGTAAGAAAtgattaataattttatttctcCACAAACTAACGATCCCATCAAGAAACTACAGAATTTGCTAAACAATTGTTTACACTCAATAATAGTAAAtcatatgaataaataaatatgcatatttataaaattggaGATATACACACTCTCATGTATGCATTTATATGCTTATTCAATAGTAtgcattattttcattttttttttttttttaatat contains these protein-coding regions:
- a CDS encoding ABC transporter F family member 1, putative — encoded protein: MFIEFLIWIITYYLLFSNGIKINRNNSSFLRSSIFKDHVYKNYTNKIRKKNVLKTLQNEEKWKFPILNAHLDSYDDDDDDENDDENDDDNDDENDDNDDDNDDCWDKKKNDYKKLLNLEELDEYTILSPKYNINIYNVLEKNYNKKDKNNVILTINNLNYEIGNKKLINNLNLTLNKSECIGLIGNNGCGKSSLLNLIFENSSNSNKHIIINNNVKKENLINITKTNNPILYVDSLINKNDFTFFYNFLSYMKKKSLKLSSMSNLIKSMNISDFEKLNKENEENYNSEIFYYKNDIFYFKQNIHLLGNNNITVFEKVLKFYQNTLEKYDVLNYIEENISMYKSSDYLKKYKIGEMNEENNNNLKSKDKKSDKRSDKRSDKRSDKRSDKRNGKSQISDEEEEFLRSKYFEYVLKFYMTEKEDIFKDINNIKMNLNKYLNILNLKNFLHVKLSGLSNGYIIRVYLLLLLLSKPKLLLIDEINNNMDIFNIFFIMNVFKYALKYTNIGIILASHDFFLISKLCNRILDYNKISGYDIDFYNISLLKKINKNNNYIKDAKINDHSDLSNTNEKSGKAYSNLTFFKGNYTQYLNNMKILFNNRKKKKEELKKIIDQLNASILKIKKNNKKEFLKSSLKKKEEELSLYQNIYNTFFNMTLNYQHMYYNLIYSKKNEKKGENKYMSFPSKDNVKKNQDNQNSKIDEDKPFDYHNEDGLFEKEKDKHFQVSNTKSTMEEKEEPTNVEEIDEKTFVYNQLDDVDGEMNKNILIDMCKKIKNNELIKTGELYSTHNLTLYEFRNFSLYYLGNQNYDNDHYDNDHYDNDHFGIKKERKKYIFKDLNLNINSNENVLLLGKNGIGKSTLFKILTNKYRFIMNDENENKSINKKKSMYVYGDNNYDETEKNDTLFNYEIDKNIRFEGNINCNFNNVLLTYFEQNMIKKLNLDIDDYFKYLIEKVKYQPINFLENSDFDHTTFDQDVFFYYILNKTKPDYNDNININIDDKIKSLLKIFYIDSETSITEKSGGEKVRILFLSLFLKKSNLLLLDEINNNLDIYLKNLLLNFLNYIYQGSYILTTHDFYIINNLNNINKIIYIFDYQNVFTFYNVNDFIKNFYSFILNSFSAFKNVGTNNLGNNNKEDDMNTNYATSHSYNSKIKNNMEKINYSNELKVDNTSDINTLINNFNKIDQKSEEKLNQENYGKELYDSYDLKILEFLKNQLKKDKSERKSFEEINPLEEEIFEKKKINKKNFGGKGLSGKVKIKNWKRWKK
- a CDS encoding GDP-mannose 4,6-dehydratase, putative; translated protein: MAPVALIFGITGQDGSYLSELLLDKGYEVHGVIRRCSTFNTKRIDHIFEKLNLHYGDLLDNSNIFSLITKIKPNEIYNLAAQSHVKVSFELPEYTAQCTAIGTLRILESIKLSKINNIKFYNASTSELYGNNIQSQCHNENTPFSPVSPYGIAKLYSHYITKNYREAYNMFCVNGILFNHESPRRGETFVTKKITKGIAKIFKKIQTVITLGNIDTFRDWGHAKDYVYAIYLMLQQKTPSDFVICSNQHHSVREFCEIAFAFAGLYLKWVNNGIDEVAVDQYNNIVIKKDKKYYRDSEINNLLGDCSKATNILKWKPNYNFMQLVYDMLEYDFNDYGLQLDDYDTCISRYKNCKINHVN
- a CDS encoding translation initiation factor SUI1, putative; amino-acid sequence: MEDLEKEFDKIKIKPDDNENDKKRKEESGGSSIGVEENEEESEKISNRKLRYLKMKDKKEEKINKKKQSSKTNSTNNTKTNQNDDKNINTSQSDLKDDNNNNQNNTTEDAILNNESMHQPIQVEYCKVCGVPYEYCEYGNSFNECKEENKDKYNYDMATNNTDNNNKKQAKKPSQNTSQKITIQKTTKAKKKTVTVVKGLHVYTKLDKMAKIFSKFYACGASVIKGTNNAQDQIDIQGDVEHNIVDVIMKNCPEITDDIFVILPPK
- a CDS encoding PUB domain-containing protein, putative, with the protein product MDVKEVEQSVIEYVEEMKRANTNQDMEKREDFDKNTDEKTEYINDIQIQELVETFPNNEQTRQYEEYMEYSQDLQDSQNGQNSQNGQDSQNGQDSQNGQNNINNEKIENLINLPISTFHKKESNCDEGSERENGFYQSTEQIIPTKILKLKEDKSIEEDKSIEEDKSIEEDAINNHKSSAAPTSINITNPECCDEEVMRNGENEQNEENEKSCENEKSCENEKSCENEQNCETLLELISKKSLLENDKIKKNISSKNFYIIGEDMLVNITMIFDKIILKLINFYKKNNFDSDKQIEHFYNFFKVLYKLLSNISYHPKDTKYKTIKMCNNQIKRTFLTNSDIFNLVKLLFEILKFNTNCVNSDTEIVNEQNKEENIIKTDNKIDNKTDNKTDNKTDNNSEDNNNKIINNEIWKFENEFSDVESILFEFVLSSINIIMGMINKKINSSNNENEFMSNKKNDKDIKTGCSVDPIKSCISNQNSNKIFNNDSKNKLIEKHVNNIMPSNNKLLVIRQKDIEDKNALNDIRKLHNEKFNAYRNNDGYNNDKNKKDETKYSLFSNKCEKNSLKKSGKKIKHFFKNLFKKD